A genomic segment from Ptychodera flava strain L36383 chromosome 23 unlocalized genomic scaffold, AS_Pfla_20210202 Scaffold_23__1_contigs__length_28996876_pilon, whole genome shotgun sequence encodes:
- the LOC139123918 gene encoding P-selectin-like encodes MSRILLFAALTATLVTNLEAQDVGVRDLDITAPASIADTCENGATYTFTITLCEIDGTEATVTEVNVYYTNNANFNEAAEKSDPVKATLNGGETITVPANGEQSNAGATAQFAAVVGCSFTHICAVTTTTGDTYIKNDYMCLQFTDKSKSTVHCPAASCSDPGDLQNGQKTGNTFTHKSTVTYTCNEGYHLVGAAALKCYNGEWDNTKPTCSDTPVTTAQATTDSGTTESGVAGLVQGTYSILVALALSSVLVNL; translated from the exons ATGTCCAG GATACTATTGTTTGCTGCCCTGACCGCCACACTGGTGACAAATTTAGAAGCACAAG ATGTTGGTGTCAGAGATTTAGACATAACGGCTCCTGCTAGTATTGCTGATACCTGCGAGAACGGAGCGACGTATACATTTACAATTACCCTCTGTGAAATCGACGGTACTGAAGCTACCGTCACAGAGGTAAATGTCTACTACACCAACAACGCCAATTTCAATGAAGCAGCGGAGAAAAGTGATCCCGTGAAGGCGACGTTGAATGGGGGTGAGACAATCACAGTTCCAGCAAACGGGGAGCAAAGCAATGCTGGCGCTACCGCACAGTTTGCAGCAGTCGTTGGATGTTCATTCACCCACATATGTGCTGTGACTACTACGACTGGTGACACCTACATAAAGAACGATTACATGTGTCTTCAGTttactgataaatccaaaagtaCAGTTCATTGTCCTGCTG CGAGTTGCAGTGATCCTGGAGACCTTCAAAACGGTCAGAAGACTGGAAATACCTTCACTCATAAAAGTACAGTAACCTACACGTGCAACGAAGGCTATCACCTTGTTGGCGCGGCAGCCTTGAAGTGTTACAACGGGGAATGGGACAACACCAAGCCGACTTGTTCAG ACACTCCCGTGACTACGGCACAAGCTACAACAGACAGTGGAACAACCG AATCTGGAGTGGCTGGACTCGTCCAAGGGACGTACAGCATTCTGGTGGCATTAGCTCTATCGTCTGTGTTGGTCAATTTGTAG